The Mycolicibacterium parafortuitum nucleotide sequence GGAGTTCGGTCCGGTGCTCCTGGTCGCGCTCGGTGGGCTGCCCGGAGCCTGGCTGCTGATGCGCCCTCCCGGGTCGGCGAGTAAGGCCGAGGTGACTACTGTGGCTGCTATGTCAGGCGGGCAGGCACATTCTGTTTCAAATAGTGAGACGCGTGGATGATCCGCGACAACGCCGGGGTTACAGGGAAGTGGCTCTGAACACCCAACGCGGCGCTGACCTGCCCAGCCCGGTCGTTCCCCCGAAGCCTGCCGCGCCCAGCGCGGCCGCGATGCGTCGCGTGCTGCGGCGAGCGCGCGACGGGGTGGCCCTCAACGTCGACGAGGCCGCGATCGCGATGACCGCGCGCGGCGACGACCTCACCGATCTGTGCGCCTCTGCGGCACGCGTTCGCGACGCGGGCCTGGAGGCGGCCGGTCGCCGCGGCCCCTCGGGCCGGCTGCCGGTCAGTTATTCGCGCAAGGTCTTCATCCCGGTCACCCATCTGTGCCGTGACACGTGCCACTACTGCACGTTCGTCACCGTGCCCGGCCGGTTGCGGGCCGAGGGCAAGGGCATGTTCATGGAGCCCGACGAGATCCTCGACGTGGCCCGCCGTGGCGCCGAATTGGGCTGTAAGGAAGCGTTGTTCACCCTCGGTGACCGGCCCGAGGCCCGGTGGGATGAAGCCAGGCAGTGGCTCGACGAACGCGGCTACGACTCGACGCTGGACTACGTGCGGGCGATGGCGATCCGCGTGCTCGAAGAGACCGGGCTGCTGCCGCACCTGAACCCGGGCGTCATGTCGTGGTCGGAGCTGTCCCGGCTCAAGCCGGTCGCTCCGTCGATGGGCATGATGCTGGAGACCACGTCGCGCCGGTTGTTCGAGACCAAGGGGGAGGCGCACTACGGCAGCCCCGACAAGGACCCCGAGGTGCGGCTGCGCACACTGGACGACGCCGGCCGGCTGTCGATTCCGTTCACCACCGGGCTGCTCGTCGGCATCGGTGAGACGCTGGCCGAGCGGGCCGAGACCGTGCACGCGATCCGCCGCTCGCACAAGGAGTTCGGCCACGTCCAGGAAGTCATCGTGCAGAACTTCCGGGCCAAGGACCATACGGCGATGGCATCGACGCCCGATGCCGGGCTGGAGGACTTCCTCGCCACGATCGCGGTGACGCGGTTGGTGATGGGGCCCAAGGTGCGCATCCAGGCGCCGCCGAACCTCGTCTCGCGGGAGGAGTGCCTGGCGCTGATCGGTGCCGGCGTGGACGACTGGGGTGGGGTCTCCCCGCTGACCCCCGACCACGTCAACCCGGAACGGCCGTGGCCCGCCCTCGACGAATTGGCCGCGGTGACCGCCGAGGCCGGCTACGACCTGGTGCAGCGGCTGACCGCGCAACCGCAGTACGTGACCGCCGGTGCGGCGTGGATCGACCCGCGGGTGATGGGACATGTGGCGGCGCTGGCCGATCCGGACACCGGGCTCGCGCGGGACGTGAACCCGGTCGGGCGCCCGTGGCAGGAACCCGACGAGGCCACCGAGTCGCTGGGCCGCACCGATCTGCATGCGGCGATCGACACTGAGGGCAGGCGCACCGAGACCCGGTCGGACCTGGGGTCGGCGTTCGGGGACTGGGAGTCGATCCGGGCCAAGGTCGAAGAACTCGCCGCGCGGGCACCCGAACGCATCGACACCGATGTGCTGGCCGCGTTGCGCTCCGCCGAGCGTGACCCGGCCGGATGCTCGGACGACGAGTACCTGGCGTTGGCCACCGCCGACGGTCCGGCGCTGGAAGCCGTTACCGCGCTGGCGGATTCGCTGCGCCGTGACGTCGTCGGCGAGGACGTCACGTTCGTCGTCAACCGCAACATCAACTTCACCAACATCTGCTACACCGGCTGCCGGTTCTGCGCGTTCGCGCAGCGCAAGGGAGACGCCGACGCCTACTCGCTGTCGACCGACGAGGTGGCCGACCGGGCCTGGGAGGCACACGTCGCCGGGGCCACCGAGGTGTGCATGCAAGGCGGCATCGACCCCGAGTTGCCGGTCACCGGTTACGCCGATCTGGTGCGGGCGGTCAAGAAGCGGGTGCCGTCGATGCACGTGCACGCCTTCTCGCCGATGGAGATCGCCAACGGCGTCACCCGCAGCGGCACCTCGATCCGCGAATGGCTGACCGCGCTGCGCGAGGCCGGCCTGGACACCATCCCCGGCACGGCCGCCGAGATCCTCGACGACGAGGTGCGCTGGGTGCTGACCAAGGGCAAGCTGCCGACATCGATGTGGATCGAGGTCGTCACCACCGCACACGAGGTGGGGCTGCGGTCGAGCTCGACCATGATGTACGGCCACGTCGACACGCCACGGCACTGGGTGGGGCACCTGAACGTGCTGCGCGGCATCCAGGACCGTACCGGCGGATTCACCGAGTTCGTGCCGCTGCCGTTCGTGCATCAGTCCAGCCCGCTGTATCTGGCCGGCGGCGCGCGTCCGGGACCGACGCACCGCGACAACCGCGCGGTGCACGCACTGGCCCGGATCATGTTGCACGGCAGGATCTCCAACATTCAGACCAGTTGGGTCAAGCTCGGCACCGAGCGCACCCAGGTGATGCTCAACGGCGGTGCCAACGACCTCGGCGGCACGCTGATGGAGGAAACCATCTCCCGGATGGCCGGTTCGGAGAACGGCTCGGCCAAGACCGTCGCGGAGTTGGTCGCGATCGCCGAGGGCATCGGCCGCCCGGCCCGGCAGCGCTCGACGGACTACACCCCCCTGGCTGCGTAGTTCCGGTTCCCTGGCCGAGCGTGCGTGTCTGCGGCCGACACGCCGTTGCAGCGGCAAACTTTGCGCACGCTCGCGGGTCCTAAGCATGCCCCTCAGTCCCCGCCGGGCTGGTAGGACAGAGGTATGAAACTGCGACGGGTCCTCACCGACGACGGGCTGCAGGTCGAGGTGCTGCAGCAGGATGGGTCCTGGGCTGGGGCGCCCGAGGCCACCTCGCTGGTCGGCGCGACCTTCAACAGTGACTGGGAAGTCGCTGTCGCGCAACATCACTGGGACGTCTCCGGTCAGTGCCTGCCGTTCCAGCCGGTGTCGTTCCGCGATTTCATGCTCTATGAGAGACGCGCCGTCGACGCGGCGCGTGGACTGGTGGCGCGGTTCATGCCGGCGGCGGCCCCGGTCGCGCGGGCGTTCGAAAAGGTGTCCGGCCGGACGTTCCCCGCGTTCAGGCCCAAGCCGTTGTTCTACCGCCAGCCCATCTATTACATGTCCAACCACCTGAGCTTCGTGCCGAGTGGGACGCCGATGGAGTTCCCGTCGTACACGGCGGCGCTGGACTACGAGCTGGAACTCGGATTCGTGCTCAAGTCACCGCTGTTCAACGCGACGCCACAGGAAGCGCTCGAGGCGATCGGGGCCTTCGTCGTGGTCAACGATTTCAGCGCCCGCGACGTCCAGCGCGCCGAGATGGTCACCGGACTCGGTCCGCAGAAGGCCAAGCACTTCGCGTCGTCCATGTCGGCGGTCGCGGTCACGGCCGACGAGATACTGCCGCGGGTCGAGAGCCTGACCGGCTCGGTCTCGATCAACGGGACCACCGTCGGCACCGTGTCCAGCGCCGGTCCGCAGTGGTCGATCGGCGAGGTGCTCGCACACGCCTCCCGCGACGAGAGGCTCTATCCCGGTGAGCTTTTCGCCACCGGCACCCTGCCCGGCGGCAGCGGTATGGAGACCGGGCACTGGTTGCGTCCCGGTGACCGTCTGGTGCTGACCATCGACCAGATCGGCGAGGTCAGCCACCAGATCGCGGCCTGACCGGTTACGCCTGCTTGAGCGCCTCGATCTCGAGGGTGATGGTGACCTTGTCGCCGACGACCGTGCCGCCGGTCTCCAGCGGCGCGTCGAAGTCGATCCCGAAGTCTTTGCGGTTCAACACGACCGAGGCGTCGAAGCCGGCGACCTCGCCATGGCCCATACCGGGGTTGACGCCGTTGAACTCCAGCGCCAGCGAGATCGGCTTGGTGACGCCCTTGAGGGTGAAGTCGCCGTCGAGGATGTAGTTGTCGCCGTCCCGGCGCACCGCGGTGGAGACGAACGTCGCGGTCGGGTGGTTCTCGACGTCGAAGAAGTCCGCGTTCTTGAGGTGCGCGTCGCGCTGCTCGTTGCGCGTGTTGACCGAGCCGACGGCGATCTCGGCGCGGACCGACGGGGTGCCGTCCTCGGCGACGGTGATCGCGCCGGAGAACTCGTCGAAGGTGCCCCGGACCTTGCTCACCATGAGGTGGCGCACCCAGAAGTTGACCGAGGAGTGGATGGGGTCGAGCGCCCAGGTTCCGGTGGGCAGTGCGGTGGTGGCGGTGGTCATGAGCGTCTCCTTCGGGAACGGACCGTCGACGGATGGCGACGGAGTCATCCGAGGTAAACGGACCGTGGTCCGAATTAATTCCCCGACGGCCGGGCGGCGGCGGCGAGCGCGCGCGGAAGTCCGGATTCTGTGGCGGGTCGACGGGCAGACACGCGCGCTCGCGGAGACTAGGCGAGGGGTATGTGAGACGTTTAGTATCTGTAACCATGCGCAACCCCTAACCCGGGTTTGCGCGGAAGTTAGGGCACACTGACCCGCGCCTCCGAATCACGGCAGGGATACTTGCTGGGATTGGTTGCGGGGCCAGCGCGGTCCTGCCTGCAGCAGCCCACTGGACAGGTAGTTCGAGAGGACTTGAGGAGAAGTACGTGACGTACGTCATTGCCGAGCCCTGCGTCGACGTCAAAGACAAGGCGTGCATCGAAGAATGCCCGGTCGACTGCATCTATGAGGGCGCTCGCATGCTGTACATCCACCCGGATGAGTGCGTGGACTGCGGTGCCTGCGAGCCGGTGTGCCCGGTGGAGGCCATCTACTACGAGGACGATGTCCCGGATCAGTGGAGCAGCTACACCCAGGCCAACGCGGACTTCTTCACCGAGCTCGGATCGCCCGGCGGTGCGTCCAAGGTGGGGCAGACCGACAACGATCCGCAGGCCGTCAAGGACTTGCCGCCCCAGGGTGAGGACTGAGCTACGGCTGAGTTCGCCAGCCGGCGCCTGAGGTCGGCGTCGTTGCCGGTGTTCCCGTGGGACACCCTGGCCGACGTCACCGCTGCCGCCCGCGCACATCCCGACGGCATCGTCGACCTGTCCGTCGGGACGCCGGTCGACCCCGTCGCCCCGGTGATCCGGGAGGCGCTCGCCGCGGCCAGTTCCGCGCCCGGCTATCCGACCACCCACGGCACGTCGGCGCTGCGCGAGTCCGCCGTCGCGGCGCTGCGGCGCCGGTACGGCATCACCGGTGTCGACCCCGCCGCGGTGCTGCCCGCGATCGGCACCAAGGAGCTGATCGCGTGGTTGCCGACGCTGCTCGGACTCGGCGCGTCCGACACCGTCGTGGT carries:
- the fdxA gene encoding ferredoxin, giving the protein MTYVIAEPCVDVKDKACIEECPVDCIYEGARMLYIHPDECVDCGACEPVCPVEAIYYEDDVPDQWSSYTQANADFFTELGSPGGASKVGQTDNDPQAVKDLPPQGED
- a CDS encoding fumarylacetoacetate hydrolase family protein; amino-acid sequence: MKLRRVLTDDGLQVEVLQQDGSWAGAPEATSLVGATFNSDWEVAVAQHHWDVSGQCLPFQPVSFRDFMLYERRAVDAARGLVARFMPAAAPVARAFEKVSGRTFPAFRPKPLFYRQPIYYMSNHLSFVPSGTPMEFPSYTAALDYELELGFVLKSPLFNATPQEALEAIGAFVVVNDFSARDVQRAEMVTGLGPQKAKHFASSMSAVAVTADEILPRVESLTGSVSINGTTVGTVSSAGPQWSIGEVLAHASRDERLYPGELFATGTLPGGSGMETGHWLRPGDRLVLTIDQIGEVSHQIAA
- a CDS encoding bifunctional FO biosynthesis protein CofGH produces the protein MALNTQRGADLPSPVVPPKPAAPSAAAMRRVLRRARDGVALNVDEAAIAMTARGDDLTDLCASAARVRDAGLEAAGRRGPSGRLPVSYSRKVFIPVTHLCRDTCHYCTFVTVPGRLRAEGKGMFMEPDEILDVARRGAELGCKEALFTLGDRPEARWDEARQWLDERGYDSTLDYVRAMAIRVLEETGLLPHLNPGVMSWSELSRLKPVAPSMGMMLETTSRRLFETKGEAHYGSPDKDPEVRLRTLDDAGRLSIPFTTGLLVGIGETLAERAETVHAIRRSHKEFGHVQEVIVQNFRAKDHTAMASTPDAGLEDFLATIAVTRLVMGPKVRIQAPPNLVSREECLALIGAGVDDWGGVSPLTPDHVNPERPWPALDELAAVTAEAGYDLVQRLTAQPQYVTAGAAWIDPRVMGHVAALADPDTGLARDVNPVGRPWQEPDEATESLGRTDLHAAIDTEGRRTETRSDLGSAFGDWESIRAKVEELAARAPERIDTDVLAALRSAERDPAGCSDDEYLALATADGPALEAVTALADSLRRDVVGEDVTFVVNRNINFTNICYTGCRFCAFAQRKGDADAYSLSTDEVADRAWEAHVAGATEVCMQGGIDPELPVTGYADLVRAVKKRVPSMHVHAFSPMEIANGVTRSGTSIREWLTALREAGLDTIPGTAAEILDDEVRWVLTKGKLPTSMWIEVVTTAHEVGLRSSSTMMYGHVDTPRHWVGHLNVLRGIQDRTGGFTEFVPLPFVHQSSPLYLAGGARPGPTHRDNRAVHALARIMLHGRISNIQTSWVKLGTERTQVMLNGGANDLGGTLMEETISRMAGSENGSAKTVAELVAIAEGIGRPARQRSTDYTPLAA
- a CDS encoding YceI family protein — its product is MTTATTALPTGTWALDPIHSSVNFWVRHLMVSKVRGTFDEFSGAITVAEDGTPSVRAEIAVGSVNTRNEQRDAHLKNADFFDVENHPTATFVSTAVRRDGDNYILDGDFTLKGVTKPISLALEFNGVNPGMGHGEVAGFDASVVLNRKDFGIDFDAPLETGGTVVGDKVTITLEIEALKQA